Proteins from a single region of Pseudomonas sp. 10S4:
- a CDS encoding rhodanese-like domain-containing protein: MTSLVREISAAPSAIALMHFSNRLTFETDCSDVYGSQQAGEVDFVLVDTRGPLAFERGHVPGAINIPGRLMKADGLAVYPKNTLFVVYCAGPHCNGANKAAVKLAALGYPVKEMIGGVTGWLDEGFELSVEGVPTSIGCEC, encoded by the coding sequence ATGACCAGCCTTGTTCGCGAGATTTCTGCAGCCCCGTCGGCCATTGCCCTGATGCATTTCAGCAATCGCCTGACCTTTGAAACCGATTGTTCCGACGTCTATGGCAGCCAACAGGCCGGCGAGGTGGATTTTGTGTTGGTGGACACGCGCGGCCCGCTGGCTTTTGAGCGGGGGCATGTGCCGGGGGCGATCAATATTCCGGGGCGTTTGATGAAGGCTGATGGTTTGGCGGTTTATCCGAAAAACACTTTGTTTGTGGTGTATTGCGCCGGACCACATTGCAACGGTGCCAACAAGGCCGCGGTGAAACTGGCGGCGTTGGGCTACCCGGTCAAAGAGATGATTGGCGGGGTGACGGGGTGGCTGGATGAGGGGTTTGAGTTGAGTGTCGAGGGGGTGCCGACGTCAATCGGTTGTGAATGCTGA
- a CDS encoding type 1 glutamine amidotransferase: MPELNLIQHHPAEGPGAIAEWAKLRGITLKVFRADLGQLPSVSAGPVVLLGGPYESNAGPEWLENERQWLAASLDQGAAVFAICLGAQLLALNLGGKVRRMADTETGWTLVTFTDGQVLKVLEWHEDAIDLPPGAQLLASSEACEQQMYRVGPTRVGLQFHPEWDAESVVMLNQHFGEESPLPRDQDDSAAHAAVFEWLRGALDGWWADSSTQR, translated from the coding sequence ATGCCCGAATTGAACCTGATCCAGCACCACCCTGCCGAAGGTCCCGGTGCGATTGCCGAATGGGCGAAGCTGCGCGGGATCACGCTGAAGGTTTTTCGCGCCGATCTTGGGCAGTTGCCGTCGGTGAGTGCGGGGCCGGTGGTTCTGTTGGGCGGGCCATACGAATCCAACGCTGGGCCAGAGTGGCTGGAGAATGAACGACAGTGGCTGGCGGCCAGTCTGGATCAAGGCGCGGCGGTGTTTGCGATTTGCCTGGGGGCACAGTTATTGGCCTTGAACCTGGGCGGGAAGGTGCGGCGCATGGCCGACACGGAAACGGGCTGGACGTTGGTGACGTTCACTGATGGCCAGGTGCTGAAGGTGCTGGAATGGCACGAAGATGCAATCGATTTGCCGCCCGGCGCGCAGTTACTGGCCAGCAGTGAGGCGTGTGAGCAGCAGATGTATCGGGTCGGGCCGACGCGAGTGGGGTTGCAGTTTCACCCGGAGTGGGATGCCGAGTCGGTGGTGATGCTCAATCAGCATTTTGGCGAGGAATCGCCGTTGCCACGGGATCAGGATGACAGTGCTGCGCATGCGGCGGTGTTTGAGTGGTTGCGGGGGGCGCTGGATGGCTGGTGGGCTGACTCATCAACCCAACGCTAA
- a CDS encoding ABC transporter substrate-binding protein: MKKLVMFGALALSMLSLTAVAEDAKPIRIGIEAGYPPFSMKTPDGKLTGFDVDIGDALCEQMKVKCVWVEQEFDGLIPALKVKKIDAILSSMTITDDRKKNVDFTIKYYHTPARFVMKAGTDVKDPLTELKGKKVGVLRASTHDRFATEVLQPAGIVLVRYGSQQEANLDMVSGRLDAMLADSVNLDDGFLKTDAGKGFAFVGPTYEDAKYFGGGAGIAVRKGDKELADKFSTAITEIRANGKYKQVQDKYFNFDVYGGE, from the coding sequence ATGAAGAAGCTAGTGATGTTCGGTGCCCTGGCACTGTCGATGTTGTCCCTGACCGCCGTGGCCGAAGACGCCAAGCCGATCCGCATCGGTATCGAAGCCGGTTACCCGCCATTCTCGATGAAAACCCCTGACGGCAAACTCACCGGTTTCGACGTGGACATCGGCGACGCGCTGTGCGAGCAGATGAAAGTGAAGTGCGTGTGGGTCGAGCAAGAGTTCGACGGCCTGATCCCGGCCCTGAAAGTGAAGAAAATCGACGCGATCCTGTCGTCCATGACCATCACTGACGACCGCAAGAAAAACGTCGACTTCACCATCAAGTACTATCACACCCCGGCGCGCTTCGTGATGAAGGCAGGCACCGACGTGAAGGACCCGCTGACCGAACTCAAGGGCAAGAAAGTCGGTGTGCTGCGTGCCAGTACCCACGACCGCTTCGCCACTGAAGTGCTGCAACCGGCCGGGATTGTCCTGGTGCGTTACGGCTCCCAGCAGGAAGCCAACCTGGACATGGTCTCCGGCCGCCTCGACGCGATGCTGGCTGATTCGGTCAACCTGGACGACGGTTTCCTGAAAACCGACGCCGGTAAAGGTTTCGCGTTCGTCGGCCCGACCTACGAAGACGCCAAGTACTTCGGTGGCGGCGCCGGTATCGCTGTGCGCAAGGGTGACAAGGAGCTGGCTGACAAATTCAGCACCGCTATCACCGAGATCCGTGCCAACGGCAAGTACAAGCAAGTGCAGGACAAGTACTTCAACTTTGATGTGTACGGCGGCGAGTAA
- a CDS encoding M14 family metallopeptidase encodes MQRIDHPLPWSHLGTERSLSVFRYGAGARKVYIQASLHADELPGMRTAWELKKRLAELEAQGQLQGVIELVPVANPIGLDQHLQGAHMGRFELGSGKNFNRAFVELSAPVAALIGAQLGDDAEANIALIRQTMGQVLDDLPAPASQLEAMHRLLLRHACDADITLDLHCDFDAAIHIYALPQHWPQWQSLAARLKAGVALLCEDSGGSSFDESCSTPWLRLARAFPEAAIPPANLATTLELGSMGDTRVDQAQANCEAILGFLAEHDFIKGTWPAAPSECCEGMPFAGTEYLFAPHHGVVSFLREAGEWVEQGDALFEVVDPLNDRVTTVKAGTSGVLFAIDRGRYTEPGTWQAKVAGREPFRVGKLTND; translated from the coding sequence ATGCAACGCATCGACCATCCACTGCCCTGGAGTCATCTGGGCACCGAGCGCAGCCTCAGCGTGTTTCGTTATGGCGCGGGCGCCCGCAAGGTTTACATCCAGGCCAGCCTGCACGCCGACGAACTGCCGGGCATGCGCACGGCCTGGGAGCTGAAGAAGCGCCTGGCCGAACTCGAAGCCCAGGGCCAGTTGCAGGGCGTAATCGAATTGGTGCCGGTGGCCAACCCGATCGGCCTCGATCAGCATTTGCAAGGCGCCCATATGGGCCGTTTCGAACTGGGCAGCGGCAAGAATTTCAACCGTGCGTTCGTCGAATTGAGTGCTCCGGTGGCCGCGTTGATCGGTGCTCAGTTGGGCGACGATGCCGAAGCCAACATCGCGCTGATTCGCCAGACCATGGGCCAGGTGCTCGACGACTTGCCGGCACCGGCGTCGCAACTGGAAGCCATGCACCGCTTGCTGCTGCGCCATGCTTGCGATGCCGATATCACTCTGGATTTGCATTGCGACTTCGATGCAGCGATTCACATCTACGCCTTGCCGCAACACTGGCCGCAGTGGCAATCCCTGGCGGCGCGCTTGAAGGCGGGCGTGGCATTGTTGTGCGAAGACTCGGGCGGCAGCTCGTTCGATGAATCCTGTTCGACGCCATGGCTGCGTTTGGCACGGGCCTTCCCTGAGGCGGCGATCCCACCCGCCAACCTGGCGACGACGCTGGAACTGGGCAGCATGGGCGACACCCGGGTCGATCAGGCCCAGGCCAATTGCGAGGCGATTCTGGGGTTCCTCGCCGAGCACGACTTCATCAAAGGCACCTGGCCTGCAGCCCCGAGCGAGTGCTGCGAAGGTATGCCGTTCGCCGGCACCGAGTACCTGTTCGCCCCGCACCACGGCGTGGTCAGCTTCCTGCGCGAGGCCGGTGAATGGGTGGAGCAGGGCGATGCGCTGTTTGAAGTGGTCGACCCGTTGAACGACCGGGTAACGACCGTGAAGGCCGGGACCAGTGGCGTGCTGTTTGCGATTGATCGGGGGCGCTACACCGAGCCGGGGACGTGGCAGGCGAAAGTTGCCGGGCGTGAGCCGTTTCGGGTTGGGAAGTTGACTAACGACTGA
- a CDS encoding alpha/beta hydrolase, producing MLKFLALFMLLASATVHAETPLHTDLPLKYLEQANPDSHNQPLVIFLHGYGSNERDLFGIKDDLPAQYNYLSVQAPVALDEDSYQWFRKKGEGAYNGETDDLKTSGQVLLDFIAQAAKKYHTDANKVFLVGFSQGAIMSYEVGLRHPEAVGGIAALSGRILPVLKSELKKPDEKRQQLAIFIGHGTVDKRLPYVDGTDADSLLQHLSLKPEFHGYEGLGHNISAAEIQDLNAWLLRLNP from the coding sequence ATGCTTAAGTTTCTCGCTCTGTTCATGCTCCTGGCGTCCGCCACGGTCCACGCTGAAACCCCGTTGCACACTGATCTGCCGCTCAAATACCTGGAGCAAGCCAACCCTGATTCGCACAACCAGCCGTTGGTGATTTTTCTCCACGGTTACGGCAGTAACGAGCGGGACCTGTTCGGGATCAAGGATGACTTGCCGGCGCAGTACAACTACCTGTCGGTGCAGGCACCGGTGGCGTTGGATGAGGACAGTTATCAGTGGTTTCGCAAAAAGGGCGAAGGCGCCTACAACGGTGAGACCGATGATCTGAAGACCAGCGGCCAGGTGTTGCTGGATTTCATCGCTCAAGCGGCGAAGAAGTATCACACCGACGCCAACAAGGTGTTTCTGGTGGGGTTCAGCCAGGGCGCGATCATGTCCTACGAGGTGGGTTTGCGTCATCCGGAGGCCGTGGGCGGGATTGCCGCGTTGAGCGGGCGGATTCTGCCGGTGCTCAAATCCGAGCTCAAAAAACCGGATGAAAAACGCCAACAACTGGCGATTTTCATCGGTCATGGCACCGTGGACAAACGCTTGCCTTACGTCGACGGCACTGACGCCGACAGCCTGTTGCAGCACCTGTCACTCAAGCCAGAATTCCATGGCTACGAAGGCTTGGGCCACAACATCAGCGCTGCCGAGATTCAGGACTTGAACGCCTGGTTGCTGCGGCTCAACCCCTGA
- a CDS encoding glutathione S-transferase family protein has translation MKFFFHPSPNPMKVALLLEELQTPYELIGVDTFKGEQHLPGFLAINPNAKVPALVDGDATVFDSQAILLHLAQKHQRFLPTSVAGQAELLSWLMFIGTGLSPFSGQAVHFLHHAPEDLAYAKNRYLKEVERHYRVLDQRLTDHQYLAGDSYSIADMALWGWANYAPYVLGENGLAAYPNVKRLFDEISARPAAQRAHGLKEQLVLKAEFDEETRRNLFPQNQVQ, from the coding sequence ATGAAATTCTTTTTCCACCCTTCGCCCAACCCGATGAAAGTCGCCCTGCTGCTGGAAGAGCTGCAAACGCCCTATGAGTTGATCGGCGTTGATACCTTCAAAGGCGAACAACACCTGCCGGGGTTCCTGGCGATCAACCCGAACGCGAAGGTCCCGGCCCTGGTGGACGGCGACGCCACGGTGTTCGACTCCCAGGCGATCCTGCTGCACCTGGCGCAAAAACATCAGCGCTTCCTGCCGACCTCGGTGGCGGGTCAGGCTGAGCTGCTGTCCTGGCTGATGTTCATCGGCACCGGCCTGTCGCCGTTCTCCGGTCAAGCCGTGCACTTCCTGCACCACGCGCCGGAAGACCTGGCCTACGCGAAAAACCGTTATCTGAAAGAAGTCGAACGCCACTACCGCGTGCTCGACCAGCGCCTGACCGATCATCAATACCTGGCCGGCGACAGCTACAGCATCGCCGACATGGCGCTCTGGGGCTGGGCCAACTACGCGCCGTACGTCCTCGGCGAAAACGGTCTGGCGGCGTACCCGAACGTCAAGCGCCTGTTCGACGAAATCAGCGCCCGCCCGGCGGCCCAGCGTGCTCACGGGTTGAAGGAACAACTGGTGCTCAAGGCTGAGTTCGATGAAGAAACCCGCCGCAATCTGTTTCCGCAAAATCAGGTGCAATAA
- a CDS encoding chalcone isomerase family protein, which translates to MNRSPSRLRHSLWLLVLLGTHALASWQDALPGAQIVGAGEFRVFGFDVYNARLWSAARPLAPDQPFALELIYQRNISRDDLVKASVDEIKRLSGSSVSAEQLAGWQIQMQQSFVDVQAGTRITGVYLPGQGARFFVGQQLQHEVKDPQFARAFFDIWLDPRTRNPELRQQLLGTAKP; encoded by the coding sequence ATGAACAGATCACCATCGCGCCTTCGTCACAGTCTCTGGCTGCTCGTGTTGCTCGGCACGCACGCGCTGGCCAGTTGGCAAGACGCACTGCCCGGCGCGCAGATCGTGGGTGCCGGTGAGTTTCGGGTGTTCGGTTTTGACGTCTACAACGCCCGGCTCTGGAGTGCGGCGCGGCCCTTGGCACCGGACCAGCCATTTGCTCTGGAGCTGATCTACCAGCGCAACATTTCCCGGGACGATCTGGTGAAGGCCAGCGTCGATGAAATCAAACGGTTGTCCGGCTCCTCGGTCAGCGCTGAACAACTGGCCGGCTGGCAGATCCAGATGCAGCAGTCGTTCGTCGATGTCCAGGCGGGCACCCGCATCACCGGCGTGTATTTGCCGGGGCAGGGCGCACGCTTCTTTGTCGGCCAGCAGTTGCAACACGAAGTGAAAGACCCGCAATTCGCCCGAGCCTTCTTTGACATCTGGCTCGACCCGCGCACCCGCAATCCCGAGTTGCGCCAGCAATTATTGGGCACCGCCAAGCCTTGA
- a CDS encoding Nramp family divalent metal transporter, with protein MNFSFLPKVATAPFCPPEVAGSVAVDPSATFFKRLLRFAGPGLLVSIGYMDPGNWATAIEAGSRFGYSLLFVVLLASLAGMVVQCLCSRLGIATGRDLAQLSRERYSTRTARTQWVLAEISIIATDLAEVLGCALAFHLLLGCSLTFGIALTAFDTLLVLALQNRGFRRLEAIMLVLVATIGVCFFVELMLIKPYWPDVARGFTPSLSAIGDAAPLYIAIGILGATVMPHNLYLHTSIVQTRMIGHDLASKQDAVKLARIDTIGSLALALLVNAAILILAAAAFHATGHGDVVDIQDAYHLLDPLVGGALASVLFGVALLASGQSSTFTGTIAGQVIMEGYLNLRIPCWQRRLITRGLALIPAFIGVWLMGDNAIGKLLVLSQVVLSLQLPFALYPLISMTNDQKLMGPFVNRLPTRVLAWGLFGVISAANAWLILQLVV; from the coding sequence GTGAACTTCAGTTTTTTGCCCAAAGTCGCCACGGCGCCGTTTTGCCCGCCGGAAGTGGCCGGCAGTGTTGCCGTTGACCCCAGCGCTACGTTCTTCAAGCGCCTGCTGCGCTTTGCCGGCCCGGGCTTGCTGGTGTCGATCGGCTACATGGACCCGGGCAACTGGGCGACGGCCATCGAGGCCGGTTCGCGCTTTGGCTACAGCTTGTTGTTCGTGGTGTTGCTGGCGAGCCTGGCGGGGATGGTCGTGCAGTGTTTGTGTTCGCGACTGGGCATTGCCACCGGGCGTGACCTGGCGCAATTATCCCGCGAGCGCTACAGCACTCGCACCGCCCGCACGCAATGGGTGCTGGCGGAAATCTCGATCATCGCCACGGATCTGGCCGAAGTGCTTGGCTGCGCCCTGGCATTCCATTTGTTGCTCGGCTGCTCGCTGACCTTCGGCATCGCGCTGACCGCGTTCGACACGCTGCTGGTGCTGGCCTTGCAGAACCGTGGCTTCCGCCGGCTCGAAGCGATCATGCTGGTACTGGTCGCCACCATTGGCGTGTGTTTCTTCGTCGAGCTGATGCTGATCAAACCCTACTGGCCGGACGTCGCCCGTGGCTTCACGCCGTCATTGTCGGCCATCGGCGATGCGGCGCCGCTGTACATCGCTATCGGCATTCTCGGGGCCACGGTGATGCCGCATAACTTGTACTTGCACACCTCGATCGTCCAAACCCGGATGATCGGCCACGACCTGGCCAGCAAGCAGGACGCGGTCAAACTGGCGCGCATCGACACCATCGGCTCCCTGGCCCTGGCGTTGCTGGTCAACGCGGCGATTCTGATTCTGGCGGCGGCTGCGTTTCACGCCACCGGGCATGGCGATGTGGTGGACATCCAGGACGCCTATCACCTGCTCGATCCGCTGGTGGGCGGGGCCTTGGCCAGCGTGCTGTTTGGCGTCGCGCTGCTGGCCTCGGGGCAGAGCTCGACCTTCACCGGGACCATCGCCGGGCAGGTGATCATGGAGGGTTACCTGAACCTGCGGATTCCTTGCTGGCAGCGGCGTTTGATTACTCGCGGGCTGGCGCTGATCCCGGCGTTCATCGGCGTGTGGCTGATGGGCGACAACGCGATTGGCAAGCTGTTGGTGTTGAGTCAGGTGGTGCTGAGCCTGCAACTGCCGTTTGCGTTGTACCCGTTGATCAGCATGACCAACGACCAGAAACTGATGGGGCCGTTTGTGAATCGGCTGCCGACGCGGGTGTTGGCGTGGGGGTTGTTTGGGGTGATCAGTGCAGCGAATGCCTGGTTGATTTTGCAGTTGGTGGTTTGA
- a CDS encoding LysR family transcriptional regulator gives METLANLESFVRSAETGSFSAAARLLALTPAAVSRNVATLERNMGVRLFQRSTRKLSLTEAGDSFLASIGGNLEALQAAISAVSSDRGEPAGVLKVSLAPTFGIGHVLPLLPVFLARYPLIRPEWHFENRQVNLIAEGYDAAIGGGFELTPGVISRRLATADIVAVASPAYLAGRTLPANPADLLEHAGIVMRGMRTGRIRQWVMRDGAGREESAVLNENIVLNDPAAMREAALLGLGVTLLVLPDVVTQIQRGELVRLLPGWHADAGPISLYYPSRTLMPAKTRGFIDFVVEAFGG, from the coding sequence ATGGAAACCCTCGCCAACCTCGAATCCTTTGTGCGCAGCGCCGAAACCGGCAGCTTTTCTGCCGCTGCGCGATTGCTCGCACTGACCCCCGCCGCCGTCAGCCGCAACGTGGCGACGCTCGAACGCAACATGGGCGTGCGGCTGTTCCAGCGCTCGACGCGCAAGCTGTCCCTGACCGAGGCCGGGGACAGCTTTCTGGCAAGCATCGGCGGCAATCTGGAGGCATTGCAGGCAGCGATCAGCGCGGTGAGCAGTGATCGCGGCGAGCCGGCGGGGGTACTCAAGGTCAGCCTGGCGCCGACCTTTGGGATCGGCCATGTGTTGCCGCTGCTGCCGGTTTTTCTGGCGCGTTATCCGTTGATCCGGCCGGAATGGCACTTCGAAAATCGCCAGGTGAACCTGATTGCCGAAGGTTATGACGCGGCCATTGGCGGTGGTTTTGAACTGACGCCCGGGGTCATCTCTCGCCGGCTGGCGACGGCGGATATCGTCGCCGTCGCCTCACCGGCTTACCTGGCCGGGCGCACCCTGCCCGCCAACCCGGCGGACTTGCTCGAACACGCCGGCATCGTGATGCGCGGCATGCGCACCGGGCGGATTCGTCAGTGGGTGATGCGCGATGGGGCCGGTCGTGAAGAGAGCGCTGTGCTGAACGAAAACATCGTCCTCAACGACCCGGCGGCGATGCGCGAAGCTGCTCTGCTTGGGCTGGGAGTGACGCTGCTGGTGCTGCCCGATGTGGTCACGCAGATCCAGCGCGGTGAGTTGGTGCGCTTGCTGCCGGGCTGGCACGCGGATGCGGGGCCGATCTCGCTGTACTACCCGAGCCGCACGCTGATGCCGGCCAAGACCCGGGGGTTTATCGATTTTGTGGTTGAAGCGTTTGGTGGGTAA
- a CDS encoding NADPH-dependent F420 reductase encodes MSTIGIIGAGAIGTVFAKALSRQGIEFVIANSRGPHTLTSLVEELGPTARAGTREEAAAQDIVLVAVNWPKLPTALAGLPDFAGRIVIDANNSIEVPSYKAGDLQGRASSEVFAEWVPGARVVKAFNHLVARLLDRDPAAEGGKRVLFFSGDDAEAKAQVAELIERLGFCGIDLGTLSVGARLAQFPGGPLPILNLVKFG; translated from the coding sequence ATGAGCACTATTGGAATCATCGGCGCTGGCGCTATCGGTACAGTCTTCGCCAAAGCGCTGTCCCGTCAAGGCATCGAATTTGTCATCGCGAACAGCCGTGGCCCGCATACCCTGACGTCGCTGGTGGAAGAACTAGGACCAACCGCCCGTGCCGGCACTCGCGAAGAAGCGGCTGCGCAAGACATCGTGTTGGTCGCGGTGAACTGGCCGAAACTGCCAACGGCGCTGGCAGGCCTGCCGGACTTTGCCGGACGGATCGTGATCGATGCCAACAACTCGATTGAGGTGCCGTCGTATAAAGCGGGGGATTTGCAGGGTCGCGCGTCCAGCGAAGTGTTTGCCGAATGGGTGCCGGGGGCGCGGGTGGTGAAGGCGTTCAATCACTTGGTGGCTCGGTTGCTGGATCGCGATCCGGCAGCGGAGGGCGGCAAGCGCGTGCTGTTTTTCTCGGGCGATGATGCCGAGGCGAAAGCTCAGGTGGCGGAGTTGATTGAGCGGCTGGGGTTCTGCGGGATCGACCTCGGGACGCTGAGTGTCGGGGCACGGCTGGCGCAGTTCCCGGGTGGGCCGTTGCCGATTTTGAATCTGGTGAAGTTTGGCTGA
- a CDS encoding CoA transferase subunit B, translating into MALSREQMAQRVAREMQDGFYVNLGIGIPTLVANYIPEGMEVMLQSENGLLGMGPFPTEETIDADMINAGKQTVTARIGASIFSSAESFAMIRGGHVDLTVLGAFEVDVEGNIASWMIPGKLVKGMGGAMDLVAGADNIIVIMTHASKDGESKLLSKCSLPLTGAGCIKRVLTDLAYLEIKDGAFILKERAPGVSVEEIVAKTAGKLIVPDHVPEMQFAAQ; encoded by the coding sequence ATGGCACTTTCCCGCGAACAAATGGCTCAACGCGTCGCCCGCGAAATGCAAGACGGCTTTTACGTGAACCTGGGCATCGGCATCCCGACCCTGGTCGCCAACTACATCCCTGAAGGCATGGAAGTCATGCTGCAGTCGGAAAACGGCTTGCTCGGCATGGGTCCTTTTCCGACCGAAGAAACCATCGATGCCGACATGATCAACGCCGGCAAACAAACCGTGACAGCACGTATTGGCGCTTCGATTTTCTCCTCGGCCGAGTCCTTCGCGATGATCCGCGGAGGCCATGTCGACCTGACCGTACTGGGCGCCTTTGAAGTAGACGTGGAAGGCAATATCGCCTCGTGGATGATCCCCGGCAAACTGGTCAAGGGCATGGGCGGCGCGATGGACCTGGTGGCCGGCGCAGACAACATCATTGTCATCATGACCCACGCGTCCAAGGACGGTGAGTCCAAGCTGTTGTCCAAATGCAGCCTGCCGCTGACCGGCGCCGGCTGCATCAAGCGTGTGCTGACCGACCTCGCCTACCTCGAAATCAAGGACGGCGCGTTCATTCTCAAAGAACGTGCGCCGGGCGTTAGCGTCGAAGAAATTGTCGCCAAGACCGCCGGTAAACTGATCGTGCCGGATCACGTTCCGGAAATGCAATTCGCTGCCCAGTGA
- a CDS encoding CoA transferase subunit A: protein MAGFDKRVSSYEEALAGLEDGMTVISGGFGLCGIPENLIAEIKRKGTRDLRVVSNNCGVDGFGLGVLLEDRQIRKVVASYVGENKMFEEQLLSGAIEVDLTPQGTLAEKMRAGGAGIPAFFTATGVGTPVAEGKEVREFHGRKYLMEESITGDFAIVKGWKADHFGNVIYRHTAQNFNPLAATAGKITVVEVEEIVEPGELEPSQIHTPGIYVDRIICGTFEKRIEQRTVRK, encoded by the coding sequence ATGGCAGGTTTCGACAAGCGCGTGAGTTCCTACGAGGAAGCCCTTGCAGGTCTTGAAGACGGCATGACCGTGATCTCCGGCGGCTTCGGCCTGTGCGGCATCCCGGAAAACCTCATCGCCGAGATCAAGCGCAAAGGCACCCGCGACCTCCGGGTCGTCTCCAACAACTGCGGCGTCGACGGTTTCGGCCTCGGCGTACTGCTGGAAGACCGGCAGATTCGCAAGGTTGTCGCCTCGTATGTGGGCGAGAACAAGATGTTCGAAGAGCAACTGCTCAGCGGCGCCATCGAAGTCGACCTGACCCCTCAAGGCACCCTCGCTGAAAAAATGCGCGCGGGCGGCGCCGGCATCCCTGCCTTCTTTACTGCCACTGGCGTCGGCACCCCGGTTGCCGAAGGCAAGGAAGTGCGCGAATTCCACGGTCGCAAGTATCTGATGGAAGAATCCATCACCGGTGATTTCGCCATCGTCAAAGGCTGGAAAGCCGACCACTTCGGCAACGTGATCTATCGCCACACCGCCCAGAACTTCAATCCGCTGGCCGCCACTGCCGGCAAGATCACCGTGGTCGAAGTCGAAGAAATCGTCGAACCCGGCGAGCTGGAGCCGTCGCAGATCCACACCCCTGGCATCTACGTCGACCGGATCATTTGCGGCACGTTCGAGAAGCGCATCGAACAGCGCACCGTGCGTAAGTGA
- a CDS encoding LysR family transcriptional regulator has product MTVKQIRAFLAVAQSLSFAVACERLHLSQSALSLTIKALEEGLGGRLFSRNTRNVALTPEGESLLPLARRLIADWDNAEDELRQRFTLQRGRVTVAAMPSFAGNLLPPILKTFRARYPKVNVTVNDVINEQVLEMVRDRQVELGVSFEPAHSSSLEFTPLYIDRFVAVVPHDSALTQLEEIDWQTLLMEPFITLQRPSTVRVMLEEHLQARGMKLPVEFESHQLATVGRMVASGLGVSAVPALCRQQMQESGAHCITLRDPVVERAIGVLTKPGHELSAAAQALFDIFKEANLGQRLSAG; this is encoded by the coding sequence ATGACAGTCAAGCAGATCCGAGCCTTTCTGGCCGTGGCCCAGAGCCTGAGTTTTGCCGTGGCCTGTGAGCGGTTGCACTTGTCGCAATCGGCGTTGAGCCTGACCATCAAGGCCCTGGAAGAAGGCCTGGGCGGACGCCTGTTTAGCCGCAACACACGCAACGTGGCGCTGACGCCTGAGGGTGAATCGCTGCTGCCGCTGGCCCGTCGGCTGATCGCCGATTGGGACAATGCCGAAGATGAACTGCGTCAACGTTTCACTCTGCAGCGCGGTCGCGTGACGGTGGCGGCGATGCCTTCGTTTGCCGGCAACCTGCTGCCGCCGATCCTCAAGACCTTCCGCGCGCGTTACCCGAAAGTCAACGTCACGGTGAATGACGTGATCAACGAGCAGGTGCTGGAAATGGTCCGCGATCGGCAAGTGGAGCTAGGCGTTTCGTTTGAGCCGGCTCATAGCTCGTCGCTGGAGTTCACGCCGTTGTACATCGACCGGTTTGTGGCGGTGGTGCCGCATGATTCGGCGTTGACGCAATTGGAGGAGATCGACTGGCAGACCTTGTTGATGGAGCCGTTTATCACTTTGCAGCGACCGTCCACAGTGCGGGTGATGCTCGAAGAACACTTGCAGGCTCGCGGTATGAAGTTGCCGGTGGAGTTTGAAAGTCATCAACTGGCGACGGTGGGACGGATGGTCGCCAGCGGGTTGGGCGTGAGCGCGGTGCCGGCGCTGTGCCGGCAGCAAATGCAGGAGTCGGGCGCGCACTGCATTACTTTGCGTGACCCGGTGGTGGAGCGGGCGATTGGCGTGTTGACCAAGCCGGGGCATGAACTGTCGGCGGCGGCGCAGGCGTTGTTTGATATTTTCAAGGAAGCAAACCTGGGCCAACGCCTGTCTGCCGGATAA